A window of the Harmonia axyridis chromosome 5, icHarAxyr1.1, whole genome shotgun sequence genome harbors these coding sequences:
- the LOC123680098 gene encoding cell cycle control protein 50A, translating to MSTNAESSESHKSKKPADSAFKQQKLPAWQPILTAGTVLPTFFVIGIAFIPVGIGLLYFSDKVKEQVIDYTFCNETLKNGHLTGKMCADVIKQNSSDSCTCNIVFDLETNFEGKVYMYYGLSNYYQNHRRYVKSRDDNQLLGRLENPVSTDCMPFHKDNGVPIAPCGAIANSMFSDKFTLYRYNGKSNREEIQLLKNGIAWDSDKHIKFKNPPGNLEEAFKGYAKPKAWKQPVYKLDSDPNNNGFQNEDFIVWMRTAALPTFRKLYRRVNHSQPGLANGLIKGKYELEVDYSYDVSEFDGTKRMILSTTSLLGGKNPFLGIAYIAIGCICLLLGIILLIVHIKCGKSTSEMINVNPRTPY from the exons ATGTCTACCAATGCTGAGTCTTCGGAGTCTCATAAGAGTAAAAAACCAGCAG ATAGTGCATTCAAGCAGCAAAAATTACCTGCTTGGCAACCTATTCTTACTGCTGGAACAGTTCTTCCCACATTTTTTGTCATTGGTATCGCATTCATTCCAGTTGGAATTGGACTACTTTACTTTTCTGATAAAGTTAAGGAGCAGGTTATTGACTACACTTTTTGTAATGAAACATTAAAAAATGGCCATTTGACAGGGAAAATGTGTGCTGATGTTATCAAACAGAATTCATCTGATTCGTGCACATgcaatattgtttttgatttagaAACTAATTTTGAG GGAAAAGTTTATATGTACTATGGATTGAGTAATTACTATCAAAACCATAGGAGATACGTTAAATCAAGAGATGATAATCAGCTCTTGGGAAGATTGGAAAACCCAGTCTCCACCGATTGTATGCCTTTCCATAAGGACAATGGAGTACCTATAGCACCATGTGGTGCAATAGCTAATTCTATGTTCAGTG ATAAATTTACTTTATATCGATATAATGGAAAAAGTAATAGAGAAGAAATACAGCTATTGAAGAATGGCATTGCATGGGACTCTGACAAacatatcaaattcaaaaatccTCCAGGAAATTTGGAGGAGGCTTTTAAAGGTTATGCTAAGCCAAAAGCTTGGAAACAACCCGTATATAAACTAGATAGTGATCCAAATAATAATGGATTTCAAAATGAAGATTTTATTGTTTGGATGAGAACTGCAGCACTTCCAACATTTAGAAAATTGTATAGAAGAGTGAATCATAGTCAACCGGGACTGGCAAATGGATTAATCAAAGGAAAATATGAATTAGAGGTAGACTACT CATATGATGTCTCTGAATTTGATGGTACAAAACGTATGATATTAAGTACTACTTCACTACTTGGAGGAAAGAATCCATTCCTAGGAATTGCTTACATAGCAATAGGATGTATTTGCCTACTATTGGGAATCATTTTGCTTATAGTTCATATCAAATGTGGCAAAAG CACAAGTGAGATGATAAACGTGAACCCAAGGACACCTTATTGA
- the LOC123680097 gene encoding anaphase-promoting complex subunit 7 produces the protein MASTKLSMKQRIQLLFEKELYSNVVKICDLILSLGEKKYDYFDELHITKYHADSLFALGQYFNAEKYYKKCIMMRKEISSNKHMKSSEKCNDLPKDADLKYKAHSCLLSLNQRNEALEVLQSIKCKHRDAKINMALGTLLMENGKDRLAAGAFKEVLEECPLSIEAAENLLKLGIKGADVNSFTVESTHDITWINMWLKAHTQLHSRDFWGAIESFKLLDVPQFLRDNVQLLIIMGYCYHYMCEDQKAIEVLQRAYKIDMNMKHGLDLLSTLLVYSDDETHSDFLESLIPQTDSNSWSPEHWVVFANYMRNCKNYEKAGLFAHKAFMIGGANNEDVLFVKAFCFFKMGKYEDAIATSTEAIKICPYRLDIHKNLVYSYLKLEKVKEAEAMAVNACRETNNCPLSLKLHAKVLLKDPNGNSKAVKKLLEKAVSIPHESSNKTVILLAIFFQQQCQYELAEQLILKKINQSPCSRLYQILGDSYTNMAREEEAFECYATSLRLDPTNRRAVEALNMLMPNFSNNKNDSYYTTCDGDTSHPSQSTLASDRDVESDPEYWPNNSDIITID, from the exons ATGGCTTCCACAAAGTTGAGCATGAAGCAAAGGATACAATTGTTATTCGAAAAAGAGCTATATTCGAATGTCGTGAAAATT TGCGATTTGATTCTTTCCTTaggagaaaaaaaatatgattatttCGATGAATTGCATATAACTAAATATCATGCAGATTCTCTATTTGCACTTGGACAATACTTCAATGCTGAAAAGTATTACAAAAAATGTATAATGATGAGGAAAGAAATTTCTAGTAATAAACATATGAAATCATCAGAAAAATGCAATGATTTACCTAAAGATGCAGATTTGAAGTACAAGGCTCATTCTTGTCTTTTGTCATTAAATCAGAGGAATGAAGCTTTAGAAGTTTTACAAAGTATAAAATGTAAACATAGAGATGCCAAAATTAATATGGCACTAGGAACTTTATTAATGGAAAATGGAAAAGATAGACTTGCTGCTGGTGCTTTCAAAGAGGTACTGGAAGAATGCCCTCTTTCTATTGAAGCAGCTGAAAATTTGCTGAAACTTGGAATTAag GGCGCTGATGTTAATTCCTTCACTGTAGAATCCACACATGATATCACATGGATAAATATGTGGTTGAAAGCTCATACACAGTTACACTCAAGAGATTTTTGGGGTGCAATTGAATCATTCAAGTTGTTAGATGTTCCGCAGTTTTTAAGGGATAATGTACAGTTATTAATAATTATGGGATATTGTTACCATTATATGTGTGAGGATCAGAAGGCCATAGAAGTTCTACAAAGA GCTTACAAAATAGACATGAATATGAAACATGGACTTGATTTACTATCTACTTTATTAGTGTACTCAGATGATGAAACTCATTCAGATTTTCTAGAAAGTCTCATCCCACAAACTGATTCCAATTCTTGGTCCCCAGAACATTGGGTTGTATTTGCCAATTATATGCGTAACtgtaaaaattatgaaaaagcaGGATTATTTGCACATAAAGCTTTTATGATAGGAGGAGCAAATAATGAAGACGTTTTATTTGTGAAGGCATTTTGCTTCTTCAAAATGGGTAAATATGAAGATGCTATAGCCACAAGTACAGAAGCTATCAAAATCTGCCCTTACAG GTTGGATATTCACAAGAACCTTGTATATTCTtatttgaaattggaaaaagtGAAAGAGGCTGAAGCAATGGCTGTAAATGCATGTCGTGAAACTAATAATTGTCCACTCTCTCTAAAA CTTCACGCAaaagttttattgaaagatcCGAATGGAAATAGTAAAGCTGTGAAGAAACTCCTAGAAAAAGCTGTATCTATCCCTCATGAGTCTTCAAACAAAACTGTGATACTTCTGGCAATATTTTTCCAACAGCAATGTCAATATGAATTAGCCGAGCAACTTatactgaagaaaataaatcaGAGTCCTTGTTCACGATTATATCAAATTTTAGGCGATTCTTATACAAACATGGCAAGAGAAGAAGAAGCATTTGAATGTTATGCCACGTCATTAAG ATTGGATCCAACAAATCGTAGAGCAGTGGAAGCTTTGAATATGCTGATGCCcaatttttccaataataagAATGATAGCTACTACACAACTTGTGATGGGGATACATCTCACCCATCACAAAGTACTCTTGCTTCAGACCGGGATGTGGAAAGTGATCCAGAATATTGGCCAAATAATTCCGATATTATAACTATAGActag
- the LOC123680099 gene encoding 60S ribosomal protein L27-like, with translation MGKIMKSGKVVLILGGRYAGRKAVIVKNYDDGTSEKQYGHALVAGIDRYPRKVHSRMGKGKIHKRSKIKAFVKVINYNHIMPTRYSVDLTSDLKVTPKDLKDPMKRKKVRFQTRVKFEERYKQGKNKWFFQKLRF, from the exons ATGggtaaaataatgaaatctggTAAGGTCGTACTGATCCTTGGAGGTCGTTACGCGGGAAGGAAAGCCGTTATCGTTAAAAACTATGATGATGGAACTTCCGAAAAACAATACGGACATGCACTAGTTGCAGGTATTGACAGATATCCCAGAAAGGTACACAGCAGAATGGGAAAAGGAAAAATTCACAAGAGGTCTAAAATAAAGGCTTTCGTCAAG gtCATAAATTACAATCACATCATGCCAACTAGGTACAGTGTTGATTTGACCTCTGACCTTAAAGTGACACCTAAAGATCTTAAAGATCCAATGAAGAGGAAGAAGGTCAGATTCCAAACTAGAGTCAAGTTTGAAGAACGATACAAACAAGGAAAGAACAAATGGTTCTTCCAAAAATTAAGATTCTAA
- the LOC123679731 gene encoding uncharacterized protein LOC123679731 codes for MEPILLEDSQRSNVSTNLMNLMKVFEEQEIKPSKSDFLVGCVYIFMLECGFIPKEKANTYSDSEFSYRRIKELIPDFRWKKANENTYCLSFILEPYQLYICEVLCIKTGDDLVINAIVRNIENAYSSIMLDILSFYTDGANQNANLKNIQNLRLMSTLFKEQIAFPIKHAILRIVEHRHPSLEDLPPEIILEILQYLPGMDIVRLTSTCKRFYIIRQEVRLWEHLLERDHNISMKGDNYIYLFKKYGSFRKSSSHHLDYVWTTRYNYRASDNVLH; via the coding sequence ATGGAGCCTATACTTTTGGAAGATTCTCAAAGGAGTAATGTATCTACCAATCTAATGAATCTTATGAAAGTTTTTGAAGAACAAGAGATAAAGCCTAGTAAAAGTGATTTCTTGGTAGGATGTGTGTACATCTTCATGCTGGAATGTGGATTTATTCCTAAGGAAAAGGCGAATACTTACAGTGATAGTGAGTTTAGTTACAGAAGAATAAAGGAACTGATTCCTGATTTTCGATGGAAAAAGGCAAATGAGAATACTTACTGCTTATCGTTCATTTTGGAACcatatcaattatatatttgTGAAGTCTTATGTATAAAAACAGGAGATGATCTAGTAATTAATGCAATTGTTCGCAATATTGAAAATGCATATTCGAGTATTATGCTTGATATTCTATCATTCTATACTGATGGTGCAAATCAAAACGCCAATTTGAAGAATATCCAAAATCTGAGACTAATGTCCACTTTATTCAAAGAACAAATTGCTTTTCCTATAAAACATGCCATACTGAGGATAGTAGAACATAGACATCCATCTTTAGAAGATTTACCACCtgaaattattcttgaaatacTTCAATACTTGCCTGGAATGGATATAGTTCGATTGACCTCCACCTGTAAACGTTTTTATATAATCAGACAAGAAGTCAGGCTATGGGAACATTTGTtagagagagaccataataTTTCTATGAAGGGTGATAattatatctatttatttaaAAAGTATGGAAGTTTTCGTAAATCATCTTCTCATCACCTGGATTATGTTTGGACCACAAGATATAATTATCGAGCCTCGGACAATGTATTGCATTGA
- the LOC123680054 gene encoding 40S ribosomal protein S21, whose product MQNDAGEKVDLYCPRKCSASNSIISAKDHASIQLSIADVDPETGRMTDTSKNYALCGKVRRMGESDDCIVRLSKKDGILAKNF is encoded by the exons ATGCAAAACGACGCTGGAGAAAAAGTTGACTTGTACTGCCCAAGGAAATG CTCGGCAAGCAACAGCATTATTTCCGCTAAGGATCATGCCTCCATCCAATTGAGCATTGCTGATGTCGATCCAGAGACAGGAAGGATGACCGACACCAGTAAGAATTATGCTCTGTGTGGAAAAGTCAGACGTATGGGTGAATCTGATGATTGCATTGTCCGATTGTCGAAAAAAGACGGTATTTTGGCGAA GAACTTCTAG